Within Populus trichocarpa isolate Nisqually-1 chromosome 6, P.trichocarpa_v4.1, whole genome shotgun sequence, the genomic segment gaaacacatTGAGTTATGGTCATGATTTCTCAGGAAATTAATGaatgaattgaatttattgttgGCTTTAAAGGGATAGTTTTGTTTGAATTAATGAATAATAGAGAATTATATTGGTTAAACTGTTGTGATTTTTTAGAACCTTAATGAAAGAATTCCAATGTGTTACGGTTGGATTCCAAGTGAATGAAATCCAATGAAATGTTGTTTCCTAAATGAAGGGAACCAATGTGGTTGGTTCCATGTGTATGGAATTCATTGTGATGTTGTTTTCCAAAGGAATGAAACTAATGTGTTACGGTTGGTTCCATGTAAAGGAAACTCAacgaaatgtttttttttcctaaataaagaaaaccaaTGTGATCAGTTCCAAGTGTATGGAACCCATTATGATGTTGTTTcctaaaggaaaaaaactaatgtgTTACGGCTGGTTCTAAGTGAATGAAATCCAATGAAATGTTGTTTCCTAAGACATGTGGTTGGTTCCATATGTGTAGAACCCATTGTAATGTTGTTTTCTAATGAAAAGAAACCAATGTATTATGTTGGTTTTGAATGAATGGGACCCTTAACGCTAAATTGTAAAACAATGTAGAATTTTGATACCTTAACGTGCATAAGATGtaagagattattataattagatttagaatttattaatcctatatatatataaatgcataATATACAGGTCCATCTTATATCATCGAACCAACCTAATTAGGACTTCATTTCTCTTTAGCTACAAGATTTCTTCATATATGTATTACATTTTGTATTAGGATGCTAGTAAATCAGATAAATCATCATATTTTGTAATCAAAGCCTTCTCAAACAACTTATATAGATGATTATGTAGAAAATTATACATCAAACCTAACTACATTGTTGTACTTAAGTTTTAAGTAAAAGTATTTTCTGGCatataattatgaatatattatgttaatttcCATGATTATTGCATATTATAAATGGTATCATACAATGTGTTAGAAATGGTGGGAAATGTGAAATGTTATGATCTTCATCGTAATGGACAAAAATTTAGTTCACATTAATTGAATTGAGTTAATGGATCGGCCTGGAGGACATGATAAATATGtggtcgataacttggtattgacccaattaaaagaaactatgTTGAGAtaccaaaaaacaatttactcaTGATATGCATTGTTTTATGGAAATAAATGGATATGGGTGTTATATTTTCGATGGTGAAGTATGGTAGAAGATTAATAAGGTGCATCCTTAGTTTTTAATGGAACCACAAAATGTACATATTAAGTTATacacaaataaattcaatccaTTTGATTCTTTTGCTGCACTCTATTCTTGTTGGTTGATTATACTAACAATTTACAACTTTCCCTCGAGGATGTGCATGAGGCTagaattcatgtttttatctatgatcATACCTAGTCCTTATAATCTATGtaagaatatagatgtttgtcgttaaccattgattgatgagtcAAATCATTTATGGTCATTTAGAGCTTTGATGTATGATGccttaaagaaacaaaattttcaaataaaaatagctttGGCGTggattataaattttcttaaaatgggATGGTTTTGGGTTGGAGCACTGATGGAAAATTTGGTTTTTCATAATGTATGGAAAAGGGATATTGCACCGCTGGTACTGTTAAGTGAAGAGTTATATGATTTAGTTTCGTAGTATGAGGgcattatatttgatttttattttggtaaacAGAGATTTCATGGTTTTGGTGTGACCTATAATTAGGTAaagcaaagtattttttgaatGCTTTCTTATTGGAAAACGAATGTCATTCACCATAATTTAGATGTTATACATATCAAGAAGAAtatgtttgataatatttttaacacggtTATGGACAATATAAAAGTTAGAATGGATCTAGCTTTGTATTATGATTATTGGAATTTAGAGCTACTTAATAACGAGTTACGAGTCATAAAACTCAAAGCCATGTTCGTATTTGACAAGGATGCACATTTTCTTGTTTATAAATGGCTTAAAAATCTATGATTTCCTGATGAATATGCTTTGAACATAGCTAGGTTGGTGAATTTAGAGGGGTGTAGATTGTATGAAATGAAGATTCACAACTTCCAAGTGTTTATACAAACACTCATTTCAATTACTTATAGGAATTTCTTGTCAAAAGAGTTTTGAAATGACTCACGGGGATTAGTcattattttaaagatatttgcTAGAACAAGTTGCATATCTAGCAAATGAAGCAACTTGAAATGAACATCCTTGAGAAAATATGTAAACTTGAGATAAtcttctctccctctttctttGACTTAAAGGAACATATGACAATACATTTGGcttatttggtaaaaattaaaggtCATGTGCATTACATATGGATGTATCCAAACAAGAGGTTAGGGATTACATGCATGTTAAGTAATTGtctgttgtttttttgtaaacatTTAGTTACTCAATCTCTATTTACTTTCATGCAAATActtattcaaccttaaaaaaaaagttaaaaacaaagtACATATTGAGCTCAATATGCAAGGCatatattgttgaagagattTCAACATATATCTCGTATTATTTTGAGCCTCATTTAAGAACATGAATCAATTGTGTTTCAAAActtgatgatggtggtgaattGCCTTCGAATGAGATTATGTCCATATTTTCCCATTTCGTGTGACCATTATCAAAGAATGTAGTGACATGAAGATATGTCACATACATCAAATTCAGACAAGTATATAATTACATGTTATTCAATTGTGATAAATTTAGATCTTTTATtcagtaaattaattttacaattatatagttttaaataattttatattatattctcataaaaaatcattttagtaactttttttaaaggcaacatcatcaattattgttatttaaaaattcaaatgctACTGAAGCTCAAATTTACAACATGGTTTAAAACTATTAAGAATAGATTtacttatgttttttctttgaccgttaatgattttttactttaacCAGGTTTCCAAAATGGGAGACAATGCTAGTATAttgaaatttctatttttagatCTTGGAAGAAAGATCATCCTGAATGGATGAGTATGGTTGAGGCTTGGTGGAAAAAGTTTAAGGTTAGAAGGAAAATAATCCCAGCTTATtgttaatatatagtttttttaatttagaaaactaattagtttacaaaattaattataaggaAAAATTCTACTGGGATACAAAAAATGAAGGGGTGGCCAGGAGAGTGTGAGAAAATAACAATGCAATTAGATAAGATGTAACGTGTCAAATATGtccacacacacatacacacaactttgtaatatttttttaattatcttatttttgttcaatGATTTTCTAAATTAGGCTGCGCAATTTATGGTATGATACCAATAAATATACAAAGGACAAAGCTAAATTCATTGACATTAGGTTATGGAAACATTATAGATTGAGTCGCGTCATAAAgagtaattgaaaaaacaattcaagaattTATGGTGTCAAATGGTTTTAGGAGGTTCTCACAATCTGGATTTcataacagaaaaaaagagaCTCATGGTTTTATGAGCACGCACACTGAtagatcattttcttttgtgaaCCATGAAAAGCATCTGGTAATACCTCGTTATATTTTTTgagtatttttcttcaaatattaatttagtttttatttgtgataatttttaataaatgattcatTTTGTAAGCTACATAGCTTGGGTGCAAACATTTGATGGAgttatatatgaaaatacataTAAGAAAGAAGGATAAGGTGAAAGGGGTGTATTAGTTTGTCAACAGTAAAGTTGAAGCGTTCAttgtaagtaatttttttaaaagttataataggcttggcttttttttttttacttggatttTGGGATTTGACTTATATTTTTAGGAATCATATAACACCAACATGCATGGGAAATACACAGAGACACTTCATCCCATGTGGAATATGATCCTTAGTTATGGTTAGAGGTTGGAGTTATTAGCGAATCTGATAAGAATTGGGTTTATGGTATGTCTATGACTACGACCCGAAATATAAGGGCAGGCTATAACTTTTCAACTGTAGGAACCCCACAATCTGGCTCAAGACAGCCATCACCAACCATTAAGGAGATGGTCCAAAAACAAGTTGATGAACAATTATTTGTTCTGAAAGCCCCTCCTAAtaaaattttgttcaattttgttgtgaatttaggttaaaaaaatgcaattaaaattataataaattaacatggaaaaacaatcattaaaatACCAATGGAATCACTGACAAATATAAATGCTTATGTCGGTGAATCTACCAAAAATatccaaatcatttttttcaaagaattacaatttttttatttctagtctCTTCGACAAAATCCTCGATGGACACTATTTTGCTAATTACATCGGTTATTCTATTGGTGATGTTCAGGTAATGGATGATGACATCACTGACAACATATTTTGTTGGAACTTATAATATTGATGGATTTTTATACGGACATAAAAcatgttgtgtttttttggtgCGGAAAGCCCGTCCAAAGAAATTGCTAGTAGAAATAAAATTCTTGATGAGGAACTAGCCTATGATATTATTTCATCAGGAATActattagtaattaaaatatcaatgaaCATCAAGCATAAACATCGATGAAATATTCTATCCACATTCAACAacttttcaacaaattaaaaggcaattaagtcaaaatattttcaatgaaagtctatatttttttcacctaTCAAGTTCAAgtctagctacaacaaggagagtacttaaaccttgaaaattaaaattaatttttaaaaaatcaaaaagtgaaaaataaattttctgatGGTATAATTAAGGTGGGGTGAACTTTTCATCGAATTAGAAGGCAATTAAATCAAGATACTTTCAATGAAAGTCTATATTCTTTCACCTACCAAGTCTATCTACATCAAAGAGAGCACTTaaacctttaaaataaaaaataaaaattttaaaatatcaaaaagtgaaaaataaattttctggTGGTGTAATTAAGATGGGATGCACtttccaacaaattaaaaggcaaTTAAATAACGACTACATTCTTTCACCTACCATGCCTAGCTACAACATGGATAGTActtaaaccttgaaaataaaaattaatttttaaaaatatcaaaaagtgaaaaataaatttcaaaaaataaaagaataatttaaataaattttaaaatcctataaaaaaatccagaaacaataaaaaatctagcaaaggaaaatattaaaaataacttgtaaaatctaaaaaatgataaaaccaaATCCACtcataataaaatatgtatcTGAAGTTCTGAAAGATACAACTTTATCAAGTATGTCAATAGTTTcgtatgcttcttcttttttatataatttttatgtgttttttcaatttatctggGATGCTccattttttgatatttttatttttattcttattttcaatttctttctactttatctttttttcaaatttttaaaaaatattttcttacttttatatcttaagaatatatttttttatttgaaagcttTAGAGGCTTTTTATTCAAGGAATTATAAACAattatataagataaaatatgaatatatgaAGGCATATAAgagagaaataatttaaaatgataaataagagGATATGATTATAAGAATAGATGAATCAATTAACCTAAAAAATCGAAATACCTGAACATAAAATATCAATTCTTTCatgaaatggaaaatcaagcttATAGAGAATTACATATTTACCATTACCTAATATGTTTAATCAACACTTCCATCTATTCAATGaatcatttttttgatttacaagACCCAAATGATTACTAGGCTATTAACTAATTAGTTGGTGACAACAAACATTTTTACtttagaaaaaattgattaaaaataaaaatataactatctataaataaaataaattatcaactagctagaataaataaaacattatctTGCATAAACATAAAGAATTAGCCCAAActtttaatcaagtttttttaatatttaaaataaaataaaaatatttccaagCTTAAATagaagatttgaaaaaaaaatagcataaataaatttaaaaatcattaattcttatctttctttgaaatattttaataataatatgttgtGATGAGGAGATGGTATATATACTAATTATAATTGTGGCGGTAATGGTAATAGATGAGGGTAAAAGTAATggttataataaaaagaaagtgataataataaagtaGTGGTAACGGTGAAAATTAGAAGGGGGAGATAAATATAGTGGTCACAAAGAGAATGTGATAATGATGGAGTAATGGAGGTGACAGTGATAATAGTTGAAATAGTTATATAATATTGTGAATGAAATTATtgttgacaaaatattttataaaaattcataaattaaaaatatcatttaataaataagttaagtctaaaaattgattataaaatattttattttagctaGTAAAATATcttatgtgaaaaaaatagaaaaatatatttctataaaatattttatgaaaaataattaaggcCGCTTGGCATCCAAATGTGAAgcaataaattaactaaattggAATCAAAGACCATATTTGTGAAAAAATCAATACCATATATAGATACCTACCTGATGTTTTCAATATAGGTTATGAATTATGAACAAGTGATggtaattacataaaaaaaaaatatattccttAGTATGCTATGCAGAAAGAAGTTACTAtttgagaaataattttaaaatatattttacattcaGATTCAAAGTAATTCAGCATATCCCTCATATGACACGTTTGATAGAAAGGCTTTTGAATTAGCCATGTTGACTCACAATTAATGCTTTTTCCATGCGACCGACCATGTTAATGTATGGTGGTCTACGTAGTTTACATCTAGCATGCCTAGTAattattctttcattttaatatctCTTTGTGTTTTATGGAAGACTGGAAGTGGTCAGAGAGAATTAAGAGTATAGCTGATCAAATTGTTAACAActtttaatctcaaaaataagtCGGCCACCCCATTATTGCCTATATATAGGCCTCCAAAATCCCTCTTAACTCCACAAACTACAATATCTCCCACATACATCATTCAAATTCCCATCTTTATCACCTTCTTTCCCACtgaaaacaaatgatgaaaagTTTACAGAGTTGGCCTGAACCAGTGACTCGAGTCCAATCTTTAGCAGCAAGTGGTATACGGGCAATCCCAGAGCGTTATATTAAGTCACCATCCCAGAGACCATTACTAAACAACGACGCTCAGGAGGTCAATGTTCCTGTTATTGATTTCCAAAACTTATTCTCCAGTGACCGAGGCCTCTGCGAGGAAGCCCTCCGCTGCGTTCACAATGCCTGCCGTGAATGGGGGTTCTTTCAAGTAGTGAACCATGGTGTGAACCATGAACTCATGAAGAGGACTTGTGAGGTTTGGCATGAATTCTTTAACCTGCCATTAGAAGTGAAGCAGGAGTATGCTAACACTCCTGCAACGTACGAGGGGTATGGTAGCCGGGTGGGAGTGGAGAAGGGGGCAAGTCTTGATTGGAGTGATTATTTCTTCCTTCATTTTATGCCTCTTTCActcataaacaaaaacaaatggccTGCAATCCCAGCTTCTTGCAGGtatatatgcatgcatatatatatatatatatattctcttatAGTTGgctaatattatttaacaaagtAATTACGTATTTTCTATCATCTTGATTGTAGGGAATTGGTAGATGAGTATGGCAGTGAAGTGGTTAGACTTTGTGGAAAGTTGATGAAGGTATTCTCCATGAACCTTGGCCTGGAAGAGGACTCCCTCCTAAACGCTTTTGGTGGAGAAGAGAACGTTGGGGCATGCCTGAGGGCTAATTACTACCCCAAGTGTCCCCAGCCAGACCTTACACTAGGTCTCTCACCACACTCTGACCCTGGTGGAATGACCATTCTCCTGCCTGATGAAAATGTGGCTGGCCTACAAGTCCGCAGGAAGGGCAGTTGGCTCACTGTTAAGCCGATCCCAAATGCCTTCATTATCAACATAGGGGATCAAATCCAGGTTTACGatcttattatcattaataCTTGTTAAAAAAGTATTGGATATATAGTTACTTAACAGTAGTAATTAATAGCGAATTGTTGATccatatatttaatatcattatagGTACTCAGCAATGCCATCTATCAGAGTGTGGAGCACAGGGTAATTGTGAATTCTAATAAAGATAGGGTCTCTCTCGCCCTTTTCTATAACCCCAAGAGCGACCTGCTCCTTGAACCATGCAAGGAACTGCTCACCAAGGACCAGCCAGCTCTCTACAAACCGATGACATATGATGAATACAGACTTACCATTAGGACAAAGGGTCCTTGTGGCAAGAAACAAGTAGAATCTTTAAAATCTCCTGGGCAATGTAATTAATGTTGGACTGCTGATGAGTTAATTAGTCCCTGTCACAATGTCCAGCAAGgatacaatatttatatatgacAATATTCACATATGATGGATTTCCTTTTCCAGATGTTTCAAGAGAAGCTGAAAAATGGAAGAGGGCATTGTTcaaattgtttaataaaaatattattgaatatgcTTTGCAGtgtattgttttgttgtttacATTTACATGGGATTCATACCTTTTTTGGACGAGCATTTTTCCCTTACTCCTAACAATTATAGTGATTGAGAGGCCAAGAACTAATTAAGAAATATGCGTATATACACATATTACAATATGTTcctttgtaaataaaaaaaaaattatatattgtctTATTTGGGACAACTACTGTGCATTTCatatgtataattttaattataaaaaatatgaaggaaAAACGTTCTTTCGCTGTAGAGGCAATTGTGGCGTCTCACATGGACGGGTACATATTATCAAGTAGTCAAAAAAGATCACCAGAATTTTACAAAATTCGGGCATTGACTTGGCTTTGGACCGTGTCGGCCGACAAATAATACATAGTGCAACCACTTTCTTCACCGTTTATATTAACAGTTaaggaaaaagtttttttttccccttctattttaatttttcctttatgtttacttgatttttaatttttttcataaatatttttgatttattttctatggaatgatcacaatatcaaacaaatatttcaatatttagtttGTATTTCATTTTACAcgtttttattatataattaagtaaaaatagtttttaaaaaacaaagttcttaAACTAAGTGAAATTTATTACCTAGATCGTAGATTTGACAGATTAAATCATAAAAtccaaatcaatccaatatattatcttttcaatattaaaaaaaatatcttgaattattattttttaaattcaaatcacACTTTTTATTGTTGTCCGAGTTGCCTTGAACATGTTAAGTTGAATAGGTTATGTTAAGGTAATTCTCATACAATCTAATTTTAAACTTAGATTAGGTAAAGAGTTAAATCGAGAGATTTCAATGTTAATCTATTGGGCTAAGTTTattaacaatatcaaataactttatataatctaaataattattttttatgttaaaaattgatTCTAGCTACGATATAACAATCCTATAAAAGTATATCctaaataacatcatttttttacgtttcaaaaaaaaaaatattccaactTGTACATGTTGAAAACGTTTCAAACTCTTGAGGCTTCAACTACGTTTATAAAGTGAAAAATGCATAACCTAAACTTGTTTGCCTCACTAAGCCCATGGATAAGTAGGAGGAATCATACTCTTACTTAATGCAATTAAAGTACTGCATAGCCTTTCTTACACTTTAAAGAGTTGCTCACACACAGATGAAGCATGTGTGTCAACATTGTAGGAAGGTCCATGACACGTCCAGTTCTAGAAGTGTTTTGATAATCTACCTTTGATGGTAATTAGCTCTTGAAATAACaatcaatggtttttttattcgtTTCCCATAGATGATGCCAATGTTGATGTCCCCAAAACTCCAAATAGCTTAGGGGCAATGCTTATGTATTGGAAAATCAGTTAATCTTTTAGTTCTCACAATTTGATTCGTTCTTCATAGCCAAAGTGGCTGGTACctgtaaaatatcttttttggtGAATTTAAGGACTATCTGATGCTTAAGTAAGTATCGTTTTTAGAGAAAGccatgatattttagagagaaactccgaaaataaatatttagtagagaatgaagattgagAGCCTTTTGTTTGAAGGATTCCTTGtgtatttataactcatgagtCTCTTTATAGAGAGGGGGGGCTAAATAGTAAAATCTCCCTTATAAGTTttaatgaggaaaaaaatatctctgactttatgagatgaaaatatctttgactttacaagagaaaaagaaaagaaatgtttgGCAATTTCCAACAATGTTGGGTCTAGTAACCTTGCCGGATTCATATATGTTTGGGCTCAGCGCTTGGTTGAGTTCAAGAACACTTGGTCTGGTAGTCTTGTCAAACCATGTATATTTGAGCTCAGCGCTTAATTGTATTTAAGGTTTGTTTAGACCTTTCACCTGACCCCTAGTTTTTCTTAACGAGGATCtaggtaaaaaatatatttgaaaaaattttatccATCAATGCAGTTTTTCATCTTATTGCAATGTAAGATGAAGAAAGATGAAATATATTGACTTATACTCAACAAAATGTTATCAATCACTTTAAACTCCCTTGACCTCACATTGGAAGTTGATGCTTGTGGTGGCAATACGAATTCCAAACCGCCTTGTCCCAAAGATCACTCTAATCTATTCATTAAATTTGTTCAAgtttaggaaaataaaatattaacaatcaTGTCGTACATAGATAATAAGACAATTGCATAAATgattacttatatatatatatatatatatatatatatatatatatatatatatatatagggccTGCATAAGCAGAATTTGAAAGATAATCTCAAGCTATATCTATATCACGTAATTGTGACAATTAAAGCTTCTGCCAAAATTGTCTATCACAGCCATGCACGTTTGTTTCAAGTTGTAAAATTCTGGAATGCATTCTCCAATGATCTTACAGTTTTTCCATCATTCTTGCTTTTTAAgtttatatcttttttctaGATCTAAACGCTCATCTTTTCCATGatgttaattaaattgatatattaatttttcttggaaaGATGATCCTCTAATTTACTCCACTTATTTGTATAgtcataaaatctaatttgaagcTAATCTGAAACAAGATATGGTCAacataattaatctaaaaaacaactaaatgatCAAAACGGTatcattttaatctaaaaaaatctaaaaaaaatcaatgaacaaaaattaatttgttctcTCTACTGCTTTTTGGGCAAAATATGCTCGTGTAAcaatcaaaaaaacatataatttggaaaaaaaaataaaatttgaactctgaaatgtttttaaaaagatggAAAAGTAGAAAAGCtcaagaaacataaaaacattggaaaaaaaaactagaaaaaaaaacctagaaaaaagaTAATGTCTATAAAGTCTCCGCAAATAGAAATATATCTATGGCAACgaaataagttttatttgacatatatttttcaaaa encodes:
- the LOC7487324 gene encoding jasmonate-induced oxygenase 2, which translates into the protein MMKSLQSWPEPVTRVQSLAASGIRAIPERYIKSPSQRPLLNNDAQEVNVPVIDFQNLFSSDRGLCEEALRCVHNACREWGFFQVVNHGVNHELMKRTCEVWHEFFNLPLEVKQEYANTPATYEGYGSRVGVEKGASLDWSDYFFLHFMPLSLINKNKWPAIPASCRELVDEYGSEVVRLCGKLMKVFSMNLGLEEDSLLNAFGGEENVGACLRANYYPKCPQPDLTLGLSPHSDPGGMTILLPDENVAGLQVRRKGSWLTVKPIPNAFIINIGDQIQVLSNAIYQSVEHRVIVNSNKDRVSLALFYNPKSDLLLEPCKELLTKDQPALYKPMTYDEYRLTIRTKGPCGKKQVESLKSPGQCN